One window of Solwaraspora sp. WMMA2056 genomic DNA carries:
- a CDS encoding ABC transporter ATP-binding protein: protein MSATSPEQTADGAPQASPTTPSALPTATVRRTWAVLGTELRRSPALTGAALLTVLAASACGLVAPWVLGAMVDDIRSAAGTSAVIRAVVLIVSAAAVGAVLTGCGAALVARTGETVLARLRERVLDRALHLPGGTLDRIGPGDLLARVGDDVSVVTRVITDTAPVLVSALLTVLLTVAGLFALDWRLGLAGLTALPMYLLALRWYLPRSGPYYARERVVTGERSQAMIGALRGAATVRAYRLEAVHTAAIAHRSAAARDLSISVLRMFTRFGSRLNRAEWVGLTSVLVVGFLLVRADLVTVGATTAAALYFHRLFNPLGALVAEFDQVQQAGASLARLAGVADLPPPSRPTAPAVVADTSIELAGVSYRYDDGPLVLHDVSLRIAPGERVALVGASGAGKTTLAAIVAGQLRPSAGTIVFGGVDLADAGAADLAGRIALVSQDVHVFAGPLTEDLRLARADATAEQITAALDRVGASGWVRALPDGPDSVVGEGGHQPTAAQAQQLALARLVLADPDVAILDEATAEAGSAGARDLERAAFAATEGRTTLIVAHRLTQARHADRIVVLDAGRVVADGSHDELVAVDGNYRRLWDSWTGADQAPVDRTANLV from the coding sequence ATGAGCGCGACCAGCCCCGAGCAGACCGCCGACGGTGCGCCGCAGGCGTCGCCGACGACACCGTCGGCGCTGCCGACCGCGACCGTACGGCGGACCTGGGCGGTGCTCGGCACCGAACTGCGGCGCAGCCCCGCCCTGACCGGCGCGGCGCTGCTGACCGTCCTGGCAGCCAGCGCCTGCGGCCTGGTCGCCCCCTGGGTGCTCGGCGCGATGGTCGACGACATCCGGTCCGCCGCCGGCACATCGGCGGTGATCCGGGCGGTCGTGCTGATCGTGTCCGCCGCCGCCGTCGGCGCTGTCCTGACCGGGTGCGGCGCGGCCCTGGTGGCCCGGACCGGCGAGACGGTGCTCGCCCGGCTGCGCGAACGGGTGCTCGACCGGGCCCTGCACCTGCCCGGCGGCACCCTGGACCGGATCGGCCCCGGCGACCTGCTGGCCCGGGTCGGCGACGACGTGTCCGTGGTCACCCGGGTCATCACCGACACCGCACCGGTGCTGGTCTCCGCGCTGCTGACGGTGCTGCTCACCGTCGCCGGCCTGTTCGCCCTGGACTGGCGCCTGGGGCTGGCCGGGCTGACCGCCCTGCCGATGTACCTGCTGGCGCTGCGCTGGTACCTGCCCCGGTCCGGGCCCTACTACGCCCGGGAACGGGTGGTCACCGGCGAACGGTCGCAGGCGATGATCGGGGCGTTGCGCGGGGCGGCCACCGTGCGTGCGTACCGGCTGGAGGCCGTGCACACGGCGGCGATCGCGCACCGGTCGGCCGCCGCGCGGGACCTGTCGATTTCGGTGCTGCGGATGTTCACCCGTTTCGGGTCCCGGCTCAACCGGGCCGAGTGGGTCGGGTTGACCTCGGTCCTCGTGGTCGGGTTCCTCCTGGTGCGAGCCGACCTGGTGACGGTCGGCGCGACCACCGCGGCGGCGCTGTACTTCCACCGCCTGTTCAACCCGCTCGGGGCACTGGTCGCCGAGTTCGACCAGGTGCAGCAGGCCGGGGCCAGCCTGGCCCGGCTCGCCGGGGTGGCCGACCTGCCGCCGCCGTCGCGCCCGACCGCGCCTGCCGTCGTGGCCGACACCTCGATCGAGCTGGCGGGGGTCAGCTACCGCTACGACGACGGTCCGCTGGTGCTGCACGACGTGTCGCTGCGGATCGCACCCGGCGAGCGGGTGGCGCTGGTCGGTGCCAGCGGGGCAGGCAAGACCACCCTGGCCGCCATCGTCGCCGGTCAGCTGCGCCCCAGCGCCGGCACCATCGTGTTCGGTGGGGTGGACCTGGCCGACGCCGGGGCAGCCGACCTCGCCGGCCGGATCGCCCTGGTCAGTCAGGACGTGCACGTGTTCGCCGGTCCGTTGACCGAGGATCTGCGGTTGGCCCGTGCCGACGCCACCGCCGAGCAGATCACCGCCGCGTTGGACCGGGTCGGGGCGTCGGGCTGGGTGCGGGCGCTGCCGGACGGGCCGGACAGCGTCGTCGGCGAGGGCGGCCATCAGCCGACCGCCGCCCAGGCCCAGCAGCTCGCGCTCGCCCGGCTGGTGCTCGCCGACCCGGACGTGGCGATCCTCGACGAGGCGACCGCCGAGGCCGGCAGCGCCGGCGCCCGGGACCTGGAACGGGCGGCGTTCGCCGCGACCGAGGGCCGGACCACCCTGATCGTGGCGCACCGGCTCACCCAGGCCCGCCACGCGGACCGCATCGTGGTGCTCGACGCCGGCCGGGTGGTGGCCGACGGCAGCCACGACGAACTGGTCGCGGTCGACGGCAACTACCGCCGGCTGTGGGACAGCTGGACCGGCGCGGACCAGGCGCCGGTTGACCGTACTGCAAATCTTGTTTAG
- a CDS encoding cellulase family glycosylhydrolase: MLAPSASAATAAFVKVNDWGSGYEGRFTVTNDTSATISSWRVSFDLPAGSRISSSWNAQLSTAGNRYTFDNAGWNGTVAAGASTSFGFIVAGSGTPANCTVNGAACAGGTTPTTPPPTTAPPTTAPPPTTAPPTTAPPTTAPPTGTTPVAINGQLRVCGVNLCNRYGHPIQLRGMSTHGLQWYAQCVNDASLDALATDWRADVLRISMYIQEDGYETDPRGFTDRVHDLIEKASARGMYAIVDWHMLTPGDPNYNLDRAKTFFAEIARRHAARPNVLYEIANEPNGVSWASIKSYAEQVIPVIRAADPDGIVLVGTRGWSSLGVSEGGNEAEVVNNPVNAANVMYTFHFYAGSHFDTYRAALSRAADRVPMFVTEFGTQTYTGDGANDLVSAQQWIDLLAARKISWVNWNYSDDFRSGAVFRTGVCGGNSYTGTAVLKEAGVWIRDRIRTPDDFPTH; the protein is encoded by the coding sequence GTGCTCGCCCCGTCGGCGAGCGCGGCGACCGCGGCGTTCGTGAAGGTCAACGACTGGGGCAGCGGCTACGAGGGCCGGTTCACCGTCACCAACGACACCTCCGCGACGATCTCCTCCTGGCGGGTCAGCTTCGACCTGCCGGCCGGCAGCCGGATCAGCTCGTCGTGGAACGCACAGCTGAGCACCGCCGGGAACCGGTACACCTTCGACAACGCCGGGTGGAACGGCACGGTCGCCGCCGGGGCGAGCACCAGCTTCGGATTCATCGTCGCCGGTAGCGGCACCCCGGCGAACTGCACCGTCAACGGTGCCGCGTGCGCCGGCGGCACCACCCCGACGACCCCACCGCCGACGACGGCACCCCCGACCACCGCGCCCCCGCCGACCACGGCCCCGCCGACGACCGCACCGCCCACCACGGCCCCGCCGACCGGGACCACGCCGGTCGCCATCAACGGTCAGCTGCGGGTCTGCGGCGTCAACCTGTGCAACCGGTACGGCCACCCGATCCAACTGCGCGGGATGAGCACCCACGGACTGCAGTGGTACGCCCAGTGCGTCAACGACGCGTCACTGGACGCTCTGGCCACCGACTGGCGCGCTGACGTGCTGCGCATCTCGATGTACATCCAGGAGGACGGCTACGAGACCGACCCGCGCGGCTTCACCGACCGGGTGCACGACCTGATCGAGAAGGCCTCCGCGCGAGGCATGTACGCCATCGTCGACTGGCACATGCTCACCCCCGGTGACCCGAACTACAACCTCGACCGGGCGAAGACCTTCTTCGCCGAGATCGCCCGTCGGCACGCGGCCAGGCCCAACGTGCTCTACGAGATCGCCAACGAACCCAACGGGGTCAGCTGGGCGTCGATCAAGAGCTACGCCGAGCAGGTCATCCCGGTGATCCGGGCGGCCGACCCGGACGGCATCGTGCTGGTCGGCACCCGTGGCTGGTCGTCGCTGGGCGTCTCCGAGGGCGGCAACGAGGCGGAGGTGGTCAACAACCCGGTGAACGCGGCCAACGTCATGTACACCTTCCACTTCTACGCCGGCTCGCACTTCGACACGTACCGCGCCGCGCTGTCGCGGGCGGCCGACCGGGTGCCGATGTTCGTCACCGAGTTCGGCACCCAGACCTACACCGGCGACGGCGCCAACGACCTGGTCAGCGCGCAACAGTGGATCGACCTGCTGGCGGCGCGCAAGATCAGCTGGGTGAACTGGAACTACTCCGACGACTTCCGCTCCGGCGCGGTGTTCCGTACCGGGGTCTGCGGCGGCAACTCCTACACCGGCACCGCCGTGCTCAAGGAGGCCGGCGTGTGGATCCGCGACCGGATCCGTACCCCGGACGACTTCCCCACCCACTGA
- a CDS encoding TfuA-like protein — MSGPYGAAGRTPPLGVLQRACGRWRGRPFSAVAVGRSSLVAGELHRCEKLYLQVSEEYAATALRHGRPGDAVPVLRRLTAEFPIWKRLYAVAIRCLVGAGDTAAALGLYHQTRTVLAREPDQHRRHHRAGQQRRPCGRAGPAADRRRDRPVPDHHLLGPLRRTAVGPAQPDTGPRRQRAGGRPSRVERVRWPLRLTTFTTAHSAGSGTKYGPCSTTSVVSTTASLTPTPFLRAVDAGVRLYGASRMGALRAAECHPWGMVGVGRVFEAFRTGVVDADDEVAMVYDDRDRPLSEPLIGMRLALADGAAAGLVDPGHAQVFLDAARRVYFPHRTVRSVLRAVGATLDAADRARLAEFPTGRDRDVKRADAYALLRRIRDDWYPALPLAGTVAHDRTDGGERN; from the coding sequence GTGTCCGGACCGTACGGTGCCGCCGGGCGGACCCCGCCGCTGGGGGTGCTCCAGCGGGCCTGTGGCCGCTGGCGGGGCAGACCGTTCTCGGCGGTCGCGGTCGGCCGTTCGTCGCTGGTCGCCGGCGAGCTGCACCGCTGTGAAAAGCTCTACCTCCAGGTCAGCGAGGAGTACGCGGCGACCGCGCTGCGCCACGGCCGGCCCGGTGACGCCGTGCCGGTGCTGCGTCGGCTGACCGCCGAGTTCCCGATCTGGAAACGGCTGTACGCGGTGGCGATCCGGTGTCTCGTCGGTGCGGGTGACACCGCCGCCGCGCTCGGGCTCTACCACCAGACCCGTACGGTGCTCGCCCGGGAGCCTGATCAGCATCGCCGTCACCACCGGGCCGGCCAGCAACGGCGACCCTGCGGCCGAGCTGGACCGGCGGCTGATCGTCGGCGCGACCGGCCTGTCCCTGATCACCACCTGCTGGGCCCGCTGCGGCGTACTGCCGTTGGACCGGCGCAACCAGACACTGGACCGCGTCGGCAGCGGGCTGGTGGAAGACCCTCGAGGGTGGAGCGTGTTCGATGGCCGCTGCGACTGACGACCTTCACGACAGCGCACTCGGCCGGCTCCGGCACGAAGTACGGTCCGTGCTCGACGACCTCGGTGGTGTCCACGACGGCGTCGCTGACGCCGACACCGTTCCTGCGGGCCGTGGACGCCGGGGTGCGGCTCTACGGCGCGTCCAGGATGGGGGCGTTGCGGGCGGCCGAGTGCCACCCGTGGGGGATGGTCGGCGTCGGCCGGGTCTTCGAGGCGTTCCGGACCGGCGTGGTCGACGCCGACGACGAGGTGGCGATGGTCTACGACGACCGGGACCGGCCGCTGTCGGAGCCGCTGATCGGGATGCGGCTGGCGCTCGCAGACGGGGCCGCAGCCGGTCTGGTCGATCCCGGGCACGCGCAGGTCTTTCTCGACGCCGCGCGGCGGGTCTACTTCCCGCACCGTACGGTGCGTTCCGTCCTGCGGGCCGTGGGCGCCACCCTCGACGCCGCCGACCGGGCCCGGCTTGCCGAGTTCCCCACCGGCCGGGACCGGGACGTCAAGCGCGCCGACGCGTACGCGTTGCTGCGCAGGATCCGGGACGATTGGTACCCGGCCCTACCGCTGGCGGGCACGGTAGCGCATGATCGGACGGATGGGGGCGAGCGGAACTGA
- a CDS encoding metallophosphoesterase, whose protein sequence is MGASGTDGGAPQPVRTPPGPGDGAAAPTLWAISDLHISYQENRQLVADLAAPSPDDWLIVAGDVAETIVATGWALGTLRQRFAQVIWSPGNHELWTTAREPSGPRGVERYQQLVELCRALDVRTPEDPYLQWTGAGGPAVVAPLFTLYDYSFLPAGTSTKEQGLAYAYGTGIVCTDESMLHPDPFPSREQWCWQRLDYTAQRLSEVDPHLPTVLVNHYPLVRDPMNVLRYPEFAMWCGTERTADWHVRFRASVMVYGHLHIPRTTWYDGVRFEEVSVGYPREWRQRPGPPAQLRRILPHPAR, encoded by the coding sequence ATGGGGGCGAGCGGAACTGACGGTGGCGCGCCACAGCCGGTACGGACGCCACCGGGGCCGGGTGACGGCGCGGCGGCACCGACCCTGTGGGCGATCAGCGACCTGCACATCTCCTACCAGGAGAACCGGCAGCTCGTCGCCGACCTGGCGGCACCCTCACCCGACGACTGGCTGATCGTCGCCGGTGACGTCGCCGAGACGATCGTCGCCACCGGCTGGGCGCTCGGCACCCTGCGGCAGCGTTTCGCCCAGGTGATCTGGTCGCCCGGCAACCACGAGCTGTGGACCACCGCGCGGGAGCCGTCCGGACCACGCGGCGTGGAACGCTACCAACAGCTGGTCGAACTGTGCCGGGCGTTGGACGTACGCACTCCGGAGGATCCGTACCTGCAGTGGACCGGAGCGGGCGGGCCGGCGGTGGTCGCGCCGCTGTTCACCCTCTACGACTACAGCTTCCTACCGGCCGGCACCAGCACCAAGGAGCAGGGGCTGGCGTACGCCTACGGCACCGGCATCGTCTGCACCGACGAGTCCATGCTGCACCCGGACCCGTTCCCCAGCCGGGAGCAGTGGTGCTGGCAGCGGCTCGACTACACCGCGCAACGGCTGTCCGAGGTGGATCCGCACCTGCCGACGGTGCTGGTCAACCACTATCCGCTGGTCCGCGACCCGATGAACGTACTGCGCTATCCGGAGTTCGCGATGTGGTGCGGCACCGAGCGGACCGCCGACTGGCACGTCCGGTTCCGGGCGTCGGTGATGGTCTACGGCCACCTGCACATCCCACGGACCACCTGGTACGACGGGGTGCGCTTCGAGGAGGTCTCGGTCGGCTACCCCCGGGAGTGGCGGCAGCGTCCGGGCCCGCCGGCCCAGCTGCGTCGCATCCTGCCGCACCCGGCCCGCTGA
- the meaB gene encoding methylmalonyl Co-A mutase-associated GTPase MeaB, which translates to MTAANPGPRPATGTGRPPRRLPPVDDYVAGVRAGIPAWLARAITLVESTRPDHREHAQRMLVALSPYAGQARRVGVTGVPGVGKSTFIDALGTQLTDDGHRVAVLAVDPSSARSGGSILGDKTRMARLAGDPAAFVRPSPTAGTLGGVARATREAMVVVEAGGYDVVLVETVGVGQSETTVADMVDTFLLLTLARTGDQLQGIKKGVLELADIVVVNKADGAHAVEARAAARELAGALRMLRTDQDAWTVPVSTASGRDGTGLAEVWQQVLAHQDRRRASGDLDRDRQRQQLRWVWAMVHDGLLDRLHRHPAVTALTPDVEARVLAGELTPAQAAARLLAAFGADPAPPTSRQPAPPT; encoded by the coding sequence ATGACCGCGGCCAACCCCGGCCCGAGACCGGCGACCGGCACCGGCAGACCACCTCGACGGCTGCCGCCGGTCGACGACTACGTCGCCGGGGTCCGCGCCGGCATCCCGGCCTGGCTGGCCCGGGCGATCACCCTGGTCGAGTCGACCCGCCCGGACCACCGCGAACACGCCCAGCGGATGCTGGTCGCGCTGTCCCCCTACGCCGGGCAGGCCCGCCGGGTCGGGGTGACCGGTGTCCCCGGCGTCGGCAAGTCGACCTTCATCGACGCGCTCGGCACCCAGCTCACCGACGACGGGCACCGGGTCGCGGTCCTGGCGGTCGACCCGTCGTCGGCCCGCAGCGGCGGCAGCATCCTCGGTGACAAGACCCGGATGGCCCGGCTGGCGGGCGATCCGGCGGCGTTCGTGCGCCCGTCGCCGACGGCCGGCACCCTCGGTGGGGTGGCCCGCGCCACCCGGGAGGCCATGGTGGTGGTCGAGGCCGGCGGGTACGACGTGGTGCTGGTCGAGACCGTCGGCGTCGGACAGTCCGAGACCACGGTGGCCGACATGGTCGACACGTTCCTGCTGCTCACCCTGGCCCGCACCGGCGACCAGCTGCAGGGCATCAAGAAGGGGGTGCTGGAGCTCGCCGACATCGTCGTGGTCAACAAGGCCGACGGCGCGCACGCCGTCGAGGCGCGGGCCGCCGCGCGGGAGCTGGCCGGGGCGCTACGGATGCTGCGTACCGACCAGGACGCCTGGACGGTGCCGGTGTCGACCGCCAGCGGCCGCGACGGCACCGGGCTGGCCGAGGTCTGGCAGCAGGTGCTCGCCCACCAGGACCGCCGCCGGGCCAGCGGCGACCTGGACCGCGACCGGCAGCGGCAGCAGCTACGGTGGGTCTGGGCGATGGTGCACGACGGGCTGCTCGACCGGCTCCACCGGCATCCGGCGGTGACCGCGCTGACCCCGGACGTCGAGGCCCGGGTGCTCGCCGGCGAGCTCACCCCCGCGCAGGCCGCCGCGCGGCTGCTGGCGGCGTTCGGTGCCGACCCGGCACCACCGACCTCCCGTCAGCCAGCACCACCGACCTGA
- the scpA gene encoding methylmalonyl-CoA mutase, whose protein sequence is MIPDFRQAPLYPTDGSTADPTGRGAADPPTAGLPGWHTPEGITVAPLYTDADTAGLDFLDTVPGQAPYLRGPYPTMYTTQPWTIRQYAGFSTAEESNAFYRRNLAAGQKGLSIAFDLATHRGYDSDHPRVAGDVGMAGVAVDSIYDMRQLFDGIPLEKMSVSMTMNGAVLPVLALYIVAAQEQGVEPHQLTGTIQNDILKEFMVRNTYIYPPGPSMRIISDIFAYTSARMPKFNSISISGYHIQEAGATADLELAYTLADGVEYLRAGQAAGLDVDTFAPRLSFFWAIGMNFFMEVAKLRAARLLWARLVRDAGARNPKSLSLRTHCQTSGWSLTAQDVYTNVVRTCVEAMAATQGHTQSLHTNALDEALALPTDFSARIARNTQLLLAQESGTTDVIDPWGGSHYVERLTHDLAHRAWTHIREVESAGGMARAIDDGLPKLRIEEAAARTQARIDSGRQPVIGVNRFRPDADEPVDVLKVDNTAVRAAQLVKLRRLRSERDEPACVAALAALTRAAAAAPTARPDDLSGNLLALAVEAARARATVGEISMALEEVYGRHAAQIRTISGVYRQEAGAVAGIERARAAADAFAEAEGRRPRILVAKMGQDGHDRGQKVVATAFADLGFDVDVGPLFQTPPEVARQAVEADVHLVGVNSLAAGHLTLVPALRDELAALGRDDIMIIVGGVVPPQDFDALRAAGAAAIFPPGTVLAEAAVDLLTDLSARLGHGDDDAG, encoded by the coding sequence GTGATCCCGGATTTCCGACAGGCCCCGCTGTACCCGACTGACGGGTCGACGGCCGACCCGACCGGCCGAGGGGCCGCAGACCCGCCGACGGCCGGGCTGCCGGGCTGGCACACGCCGGAGGGCATCACCGTCGCGCCGCTGTACACCGACGCCGACACCGCCGGGCTGGACTTCCTCGACACGGTCCCCGGGCAGGCGCCGTACCTGCGCGGACCGTACCCGACGATGTACACCACCCAGCCGTGGACCATCCGCCAGTACGCCGGCTTCTCCACCGCCGAGGAGTCCAACGCGTTCTACCGGCGCAACCTGGCCGCCGGGCAGAAGGGCCTGTCCATCGCGTTCGACCTGGCCACCCACCGGGGGTACGACTCCGATCACCCCCGGGTGGCCGGCGACGTCGGAATGGCCGGCGTGGCCGTGGACTCCATCTACGACATGCGCCAGCTCTTCGACGGCATCCCGCTGGAGAAGATGAGCGTGTCGATGACGATGAACGGCGCGGTGCTGCCGGTGCTGGCCCTCTACATCGTCGCCGCGCAGGAGCAGGGCGTCGAGCCGCACCAGCTGACCGGGACCATCCAGAACGACATTCTCAAGGAGTTCATGGTCCGCAACACCTACATCTACCCGCCCGGGCCGTCGATGCGGATCATCTCCGACATCTTCGCCTACACCTCGGCGCGGATGCCGAAGTTCAACTCCATCTCGATCTCCGGCTACCACATCCAGGAGGCCGGGGCGACGGCGGACCTCGAACTGGCGTACACCCTCGCCGACGGGGTGGAGTACCTGCGCGCCGGGCAGGCCGCCGGGCTCGACGTGGACACCTTCGCGCCCCGGCTGTCGTTCTTCTGGGCGATCGGGATGAACTTCTTCATGGAGGTCGCCAAGCTGCGCGCGGCCCGGCTGCTCTGGGCCCGGCTGGTCCGCGACGCCGGTGCCCGCAACCCGAAGTCGCTGTCGCTGCGCACCCACTGCCAGACCTCCGGCTGGTCGCTGACCGCCCAGGACGTCTACACCAACGTGGTCCGCACCTGCGTGGAGGCGATGGCCGCCACCCAGGGCCACACCCAGTCGCTGCACACCAACGCGCTCGACGAGGCGCTCGCGTTGCCGACCGACTTCTCCGCCCGGATCGCCCGCAACACCCAACTGCTGCTCGCCCAGGAGTCGGGCACCACCGACGTGATCGACCCGTGGGGCGGCAGTCACTACGTCGAACGCCTCACCCACGACCTGGCCCACCGGGCCTGGACGCACATCCGGGAGGTGGAGTCCGCTGGCGGGATGGCCCGGGCGATCGACGACGGGCTGCCCAAGCTGCGCATCGAGGAGGCTGCCGCCCGGACCCAGGCGCGGATCGACTCCGGACGCCAGCCGGTCATCGGGGTCAACCGGTTCCGGCCCGACGCCGACGAACCGGTCGACGTGCTCAAGGTCGACAACACGGCGGTACGCGCGGCGCAGCTGGTGAAGCTGCGGCGGCTACGGTCCGAACGCGACGAGCCGGCCTGCGTCGCCGCGTTGGCGGCGCTGACCCGGGCGGCGGCGGCCGCCCCGACGGCCCGCCCGGACGACCTGTCGGGCAACCTGCTGGCGTTGGCGGTCGAGGCGGCGCGGGCGCGGGCCACCGTCGGGGAGATCTCGATGGCGTTGGAGGAGGTCTACGGTCGGCACGCCGCGCAGATCCGTACGATCAGCGGGGTGTACCGGCAGGAGGCGGGAGCGGTGGCGGGGATCGAGCGGGCCCGGGCCGCCGCCGACGCGTTCGCCGAGGCGGAGGGGCGCCGCCCCCGGATCCTGGTGGCCAAGATGGGCCAGGACGGGCACGACCGGGGGCAGAAGGTGGTGGCCACCGCCTTCGCCGACCTCGGATTCGACGTCGACGTGGGTCCGTTGTTCCAGACCCCGCCGGAGGTCGCCCGCCAGGCCGTCGAGGCCGACGTGCACCTGGTCGGGGTCAACTCGCTCGCCGCCGGGCACCTCACCCTGGTCCCGGCGTTACGCGACGAGCTCGCCGCCCTCGGCCGCGACGACATCATGATCATCGTGGGTGGGGTGGTCCCGCCACAGGACTTCGACGCGCTGCGGGCCGCCGGCGCCGCCGCGATCTTCCCACCGGGTACGGTGCTGGCCGAGGCCGCCGTCGATCTGCTCACCGACCTGTCCGCCCGGCTCGGCCACGGCGACGACGACGCCGGATGA
- a CDS encoding methylmalonyl-CoA mutase family protein: MAVPTESLDLAAGFPPATPQDWRRLALAVLRRSGAAGPDTPADAVDDLLTTTTYDDIPRRPLYTRPTTAPAVGVPGSAPFVRGAAARRDGGGAGGTDPAETVAGWDVRQRYTEPDPAAVRQAALADLANGTTSLWIDLAASGLRPTQLADALDGVLLDLAPVILDAGADAVDAARAYLALATAQGVGPHALAGNLGADPIGWLARTGQPADLSVVRELAEYAAPAQRLRGVVVDATVYHDAGGSDAQEIGAALATGLAYLRALTDAGLGPRDAFDQLEFRYAASADQFATIAKLRAARQCWARIAQLCGVSEVGGQRQHAVTSSTMMTARDPWVNMLRTTVACFAAGVGGADAVTVAPFDARLGLPDGFARRIARNTQSVLLAEAHLGRVLDPVGGSWYVERLTADLASAAWDWFTEIERAGGAVAALTSGLVADRIDAVWQRRAEDIAHRRRPVTGVSEFADLTERRPARPPAGPVPGGGLPRRYLAEGFEARRDRADAYAEATGSRPTVLLATLGPLAAHGARAGFAANLFAAGGVATRRVGDPADDPAVLAAALRTAPTAVVCLAGTDDAYATAARPVADALVAAGARRVLLAGAPDADGRFDGYLYAGCDALAVLDATLDALGVPR; this comes from the coding sequence ATGGCGGTGCCCACTGAGAGTCTGGACCTGGCCGCCGGCTTCCCGCCGGCCACCCCGCAGGACTGGCGGCGACTCGCGCTCGCCGTCCTGCGCCGCTCCGGGGCGGCCGGTCCGGACACCCCTGCGGACGCCGTCGACGACCTGCTGACCACCACCACGTACGACGACATCCCCCGCCGACCGCTGTACACCCGCCCGACGACCGCGCCGGCCGTCGGCGTACCCGGATCGGCGCCGTTCGTCCGGGGCGCGGCGGCCCGCCGCGACGGCGGAGGTGCCGGTGGCACCGACCCGGCCGAGACCGTCGCCGGTTGGGACGTCCGCCAGCGCTACACCGAACCGGATCCCGCCGCGGTCCGGCAGGCGGCCCTGGCCGACCTCGCCAACGGCACCACCTCGCTCTGGATCGACCTGGCCGCCAGCGGACTACGGCCGACCCAGCTCGCCGACGCGCTCGACGGCGTCCTGCTGGACCTGGCCCCGGTGATCCTCGACGCCGGTGCCGACGCCGTCGACGCCGCCCGGGCGTACCTGGCGCTCGCCACCGCGCAGGGCGTCGGGCCGCACGCGCTGGCCGGCAACCTCGGGGCGGACCCGATCGGCTGGCTGGCCCGCACCGGGCAGCCGGCCGACCTGTCCGTGGTACGGGAGCTCGCCGAATACGCGGCACCGGCGCAGCGGCTGCGCGGCGTCGTCGTGGACGCCACCGTCTACCACGACGCCGGCGGCAGCGACGCCCAGGAGATCGGTGCCGCGCTGGCCACCGGGCTGGCCTACCTGCGGGCGCTCACCGACGCCGGGCTGGGCCCACGCGACGCCTTCGACCAGCTGGAGTTCCGGTACGCGGCGAGCGCCGACCAGTTCGCCACCATCGCCAAGCTGCGGGCGGCCCGGCAGTGCTGGGCCCGGATCGCGCAGCTGTGCGGGGTGTCCGAGGTGGGCGGACAGCGCCAGCACGCGGTCACCTCGTCGACGATGATGACCGCCCGCGACCCCTGGGTGAACATGCTGCGGACCACGGTCGCCTGCTTCGCCGCCGGGGTCGGCGGCGCGGACGCCGTCACCGTGGCACCGTTCGACGCCCGCCTCGGGCTGCCCGACGGGTTCGCCCGCCGGATCGCCCGCAACACCCAGTCGGTGCTGCTCGCCGAGGCGCACCTCGGTCGGGTGCTCGACCCGGTCGGCGGCTCCTGGTACGTCGAGCGGCTCACCGCGGACCTCGCCAGCGCCGCCTGGGACTGGTTCACCGAGATCGAACGGGCCGGCGGCGCGGTGGCCGCCCTGACCAGTGGGCTCGTCGCCGACCGGATCGACGCGGTGTGGCAGCGCCGCGCCGAGGACATCGCCCACCGGCGTCGCCCGGTCACCGGGGTCAGCGAGTTCGCCGACCTCACCGAGCGGCGGCCCGCCCGGCCCCCGGCCGGGCCGGTGCCCGGCGGCGGGCTGCCCCGCCGCTATCTCGCCGAGGGTTTCGAGGCCCGCCGGGACCGCGCCGACGCGTATGCCGAGGCCACCGGCTCCCGCCCGACGGTCTTGCTCGCCACGCTCGGGCCGCTGGCCGCGCACGGTGCCCGCGCCGGGTTCGCGGCCAACCTGTTCGCCGCCGGCGGCGTCGCCACCAGACGGGTCGGTGACCCGGCCGACGACCCGGCGGTGCTCGCCGCCGCGCTCAGGACCGCACCCACCGCCGTGGTCTGCCTCGCCGGCACCGACGACGCCTACGCCACCGCCGCACGGCCGGTGGCCGACGCGCTGGTCGCCGCCGGCGCCCGCCGGGTCCTGCTGGCCGGTGCGCCGGACGCCGACGGCCGCTTCGACGGCTACCTGTACGCCGGCTGCGACGCCCTGGCGGTGCTCGACGCCACGCTCGACGCTCTGGGGGTGCCCCGGTGA